One window from the genome of Salvia miltiorrhiza cultivar Shanhuang (shh) chromosome 7, IMPLAD_Smil_shh, whole genome shotgun sequence encodes:
- the LOC130993974 gene encoding uncharacterized protein LOC130993974 translates to MVIIGYFNAVKGSHERSSCCRPNSAACQDFCEFIDASKLIESPTMGLKYTWSGRRFMPSHVESTMDRALFSMDFFEMWQQVYTQALPRLTSDHSPLVLHCISSYSGRRFFRFFDMWTLHPDFLTVVEKSWTDNVDCSCPIYTVMAKIKRLRSVLKIWNKNTFGNVDKKIMETQQDLMDIQAQIAVDGYTEELFEKEVQAQATINTALSAKNSLMQQKSRVNWLKDGDRNTAFFHTMLKYKRKPKIISHLSINGDLVYDQEEIGNHIVDYFTNLFDDSGDITDDITAVEAVIDRMVTDQHNALLSKIPEDDEIAAAVFNMDAQSSPGPDGFSGHFFQSCWNIIKDDIYRDVRTFFTCSYLPTGCNSSTMVLIPKKDTVVSVMDLRPLVLSNFLFKIISKVLATRLSSLAHHYVTPNQFGFISGRSIHDCIMLGSEGVNCMHRTGSGINMACKIDIRKAFDTINWTFLLNVLRVAGYDQRFIKWIDVILKSAKVSILYNDKLCGYFSCSRGVRQGDPLSPILFGIAEDVLSTLFINCVNSGHLSTMKSSRGSPFSTHLLYADDILVFCPANDRNAQTILNILDYYGKISGQSFNPEKSQIFFSNKVQTFLRRSITRTIPFSVGNLPFIYLGVPIFKGKVRAAHLRSIHDKILNKFSRWKGLKLSMAGRLCLVKYVIQSSLTHSMMVYRWPRQLLHELDSKCRNFIWTGDTCKKPSCPVAWNRVCSIKTEGGLGVRSFSIMNKCFLMKIAWKIICGKDFGFDLIKDRYLNRFCRTKNLTTPSTLWMRIREEVGSLVENSYSFIGNGSSTNFWTDDWLGYRLIDKCHIPHFMWNYLHYPVSEYFYDGVWHFTQDFINLYPHVVCDILLIPIGEDTDMRYWKHSMTGNVSSANAFANECHKFSRVIWGTCLWESYIPVRRSLISWRIIQNRLPTLDRLIRQGIQMPNHCPFCFKAAESIPHVFWSCSAVQPIWKELLSWFNLEHALQEIDIHNFLVAAWNIKLSSQLNCLWKAGVITVLWAIWGQRNSCVFEDKTFDSRRAIQMVKVCFKEMDMNCKNIGHMYNSWSDYTMLRKIGVAPRAAPPPEFITVHWWPPAAPWMKVNTDGSAMGAPGRIAAGGVFRDNWSWVRGCFHVKGGVGFAYEAELMAVITAIHIANLRGWHHLWIESDSSYVVHLLNTRSRDVPWRFAASWHSILSILNTFRLQISHVYQEGNTAADIMANHQREEGWWPHEITEIQKVVRLDMHTHSHLRIKN, encoded by the coding sequence ATGGTTATTATTGGATATTTTAATGCTGTCAAAGGTTCGCACGAACGTTCCAGTTGTTGTAGACCTAACTCGGCTGCTTGCCAGGATTTTTGCGAGTTTATCGACGCTTCTAAGCTCATAGAGTCTCCTACGATGGGTCTCAAATATACTTGGTCTGGCCGCAGATTTATGCCGTCTCATGTGGAATCAACGATGGATAGAGCGTTATTTTCTATGGATTTCTTCGAGATGTGGCAGCAGGTTTATACGCAAGCCTTGCCGCGTTTAACGTCTGATCATTCGCCCTTGGTATTGCATTGTATTTCTTCTTATAGTGGTCGGCGCTTCTTCCGCTTCTTTGATATGTGGACTTTACATCCTGATTTCCTGACTGTTGTTGAAAAATCTTGGACAGATAATGTTGATTGTAGCTGCCCTATCTATACGGTTATGGCAAAAATCAAACGTCTCAGAAGCGTTCTCAAGATCTGGAATAAAAATACTTTTGGGAATGTGGATAAAAAAATCATGGAGACACAGCAGGATCTTATGGATATTCAGGCTCAAATTGCTGTTGATGGTTATACTGAGGAGTTATTTGAGAAGGAGGTTCAGGCGCAAGCGACCATCAATACCGCACTCTCGGCGAAGAACTCTTTAATGCAGCAAAAGAGTAGAGTTAATTGGCTTAAGGATGGTGATAGAAATACCGCTTTTTTCCACACGATGCTTAAGTATAAGCGAAAGCCGAAGATTATTTCTCACTTATCGATTAATGGTGATTTAGTTTATGATCAGGAAGAGATTGGAAACCACATTGTTGATTATTTTACCAATCTTTTCGATGATAGCGGGGATATTACTGATGACATCACTGCGGTGGAAGCGGTGATCGACAGGATGGTGACGGACCAGCATAATGCTCTTCTTTCGAAAATTCCTGAAGATGATGAGATTGCAGCTGCGGTTTTTAATATGGACGCTCAAAGCTCGCCAGGACCGGACGGTTTTTCTGGTCACTTCTTTCAAAGTTGTTGGAATATTATCAAGGATGATATTTATCGTGATGTTCGTACTTTCTTTACTTGCTCTTATTTGCCGACGGGTTGCAACTCTAGCACTATGGTTCTCATTCCTAAAAAGGATACGGTGGTTTCGGTGATGGATCTTCGCCCGTTAGTTCTGTcgaattttttattcaaaattatCTCGAAAGTGTTGGCTACTCGTCTTAGCTCTTTGGCCCATCACTATGTGACGCCTAACCAATTTGGGTTTATTAGCGGACGTTCGATACACGATTGTATCATGCTGGGGTCGGAGGGAGTGAACTGCATGCACAGAACTGGTAGTGGCATTAATATGGCTTGCAAAATCGACATTAGGAAAGCCTTTGATACTATCAACTGGACCTTTCTTCTTAATGTTCTTCGTGTCGCTGGCTACGATCAAAGGTTCATTAAATGGATTGATGTCATTCTTAAGTCTGCAAAAGTTTCCATCCTTTATAATGATAAGCTTTGCGGTTATTTTAGCTGTTCTCGTGGTGTTCGACAAGGAGATCCGCTTTCCCCGATTTTATTTGGAATTGCTGAAGATGTTCTGAGTACTCTTTTTATTAATTGTGTCAACTCGGGTCATCTTTCTACGATGAAGTCGAGCAGGGGTTCTCCCTTCTCCACTCATCTTTTGTACGCCGATGACATCTTGGTCTTCTGCCCGGCTAATGACAGAAATGCTCAGACCATTCTCAATATTCTAGATTATTACGGGAAGATTTCGGGGCAAAGCTTCAATCCTGAAAAGTCTCAGATTTTCTTTTCCAACAAAGTTCAGACCTTCTTGCGTCGCTCGATCACTAGAACTATTCCGTTCTCTGTTGGGAATCTTCCTTTTATTTATCTTGGAGTGCCGATATTTAAAGGGAAAGTCCGTGCTGCTCATCTTCGTTCGATTCATGATAAGATTTTGAATAAGTTTTCTAGATGGAAGGGTCTTAAACTTTCTATGGCTGGACGTTTGTGTTTGGTTAAATATGTGATTCAAAGCTCTTTAACGCATTCTATGATGGTTTACCGTTGGCCACGACAGCTTCTCCATGAGTTGGACTCCAAATGTCGTAACTTCATCTGGACTGGTGACACTTGCAAAAAACCCTCCTGCCCGGTCGCTTGGAATCGGGTTTGCTCGATTAAAACAGAAGGTGGGCTGGGGGTTCGTTCTTTTTCTATCATGAATAAATGTTTCCTCATGAAAATCGCCTGGAAAATTATCTGCGGGAAAGATTTTGGTTTTGACTTGATCAAGGATCGATATCTTAATCGTTTCTGCAGGACGAAAAATCTCACGACTCCGTCCACATTATGGATGCGTATTAGAGAGGAAGTCGGAAGTCTGGTTGAAAATTCTTATTCCTTCATTGGGAACGGCAGCTCCACGAACTTTTGGACTGACGACTGGCTTGGATATCGTTTAATTGATAAATGTCATATCCCTCATTTCATGTGGAACTATCTGCATTATCCGGTTTCGGAATACTTTTACGATGGAGTTTGGCATTTCACTCAAGATTTCATAAACTTGTACCCTCACGTCGTTTGTGACATTCTTCTTATTCCTATTGGGGAGGATACGGATATGAGATATTGGAAACATTCTATGACTGGTAATGTTTCATCGGCTAATGCGTTTGCTAATGAATGTCATAAATTCTCGCGTGTTATCTGGGGAACATGTCTGTGGGAATCGTATATTCCTGTTCGGAGGTCGCTTATCTCTTGGAGAATCATTCAAAATAGATTGCCTACTCTTGATCGTTTGATTCGACAAGGTATTCAAATGCCGAACCATTGTCCTTTTTGCTTTAAAGCGGCTGAAAGTATTCCTCATGTCTTCTGGTCTTGTTCGGCGGTGCAACCTATCTGGAAAGAGCTGCTTAGCTGGTTTAATCTCGAGCATGCTTTACAGGAGATTGATATTCATAACTTTCTAGTGGCTGCTTGGAATATCAAGCTTAGCTCACAACTTAATTGTCTCTGGAAAGCTGGAGTCATCACGGTTCTTTGGGCTATTTGGGGACAACGTAACAGCTGTGTTTTTGAAGATAAAACTTTTGATTCTAGGCGGGCTATTCAAATGGTTAAAGTTTGTTTTAAGGAAATGGACATGAACTGCAAGAATATTGGCCATATGTATAACTCTTGGTCAGATTACACCATGCTAAGGAAAATTGGCGTTGCTCCTAGGGCCGCTCCTCCCCCGGAGTTTATAACCGTGCATTGGTGGCCGCCGGCGGCCCCTTGGATGAAAGTTAATACCGACGGTTCGGCAATGGGAGCTCCGGGTCGCATTGCTGCAGGAGGTGTTTTCAGAGATAATTGGAGTTGGGTTAGAGGATGTTTTCATGTTAAAGGAGGAGTTGGGTTCGCTTATGAGGCAGAATTAATGGCTGTCATTACCGCCATTCATATTGCTAATTTGCGTGGATGGCATCACCTGTGGATTGAGTCGGATTCTAGCTATGTTGTCCATCTGCTTAACACGCGCTCTAGAGATGTTCCTTGGCGATTTGCTGCTTCTTGGCATTCTATCCTTAGCATTCTCAATACCTTCAGACTACAAATCTCTCACGTTTATCAGGAAGGTAACACTGCGGCGGATATTATGGCAAACCATCAACGTGAGGAGGGATGGTGGCCACATGAAATTACTGAAATTCAAAAAGTTGTTCGTCTTGACATGCACACGCATAGTCACCTGCGTATCAAGAATTAA
- the LOC130993523 gene encoding dehydration-responsive element-binding protein 1A-like, whose translation MDMSGTGSSKSESFTGGVCSPSSSSSTPSGSSSATAILSDDRHVILACDSPKKRAGRKKFRETRHPVYRGVRLRNSGKWVCEIREPNKKSRIWLGTFDTAEMAARAHDVAAIALRGRSACLNFADSTWRLPVPASTSAQDIQKAAAEAAEAFRPQSAEAESVPEAVAEAAAFTENPFLMDEEGMFGMDGLVSDMAEGLMLSPPPLFNNHIQPEPELELEDDMPLWSFSS comes from the coding sequence ATGGATATGTCTGGGACTGGGAGCTCCAAGTCAGAGTCCTTCACTGGCGGCGTGTGTTCAccctcatcatcttcttcaaccCCCAGCGGAAGCTCCAGCGCCACTGCTATTCTTTCAGATGATAGACATGTCATTCTAGCTTGCGACAGCCCGAAGAAGCGGGCCGGAAGGAAGAAGTTCCGCGAGACGCGCCACCCTGTGTACCGCGGCGTGCGCTTGCGGAATTCCGGCAAGTGGGTCTGCGAGATTAGAGAGCCCAACAAAAAATCAAGGATCTGGCTTGGCACTTTCGACACCGCCGAAATGGCGGCGCGTGCACATGATGTGGCCGCCATTGCATTAAGAGGGCGTTCCGCTTGCCTCAATTTCGCCGACTCCACATGGCGGCTGCCCGTTCCGGCGTCGACGAGCGCTCAGGACATTCAGAAGGCCGCGGCCGAGGCGGCCGAGGCTTTCCGCCCTCAGTCAGCCGAGGCCGAGTCAGTTCCCGAGGCTGTCGCCGAAGCCGCCGCGTTCACGGAGAATCCATTTTTGATGGATGAAGAAGGTATGTTTGGAATGGATGGATTGGTGTCGGATATGGCTGAGGGGTTGATGCTCTCTCCACCACCCCTCTTCAATAATCACATCCAACCGGAACCCGAACTCGAACTGGAAGATGATATGCCACTGTGGAGTTTTTCTAGTTAA